A single window of Gadus morhua chromosome 22, gadMor3.0, whole genome shotgun sequence DNA harbors:
- the galr1a gene encoding galanin receptor type 1, whose protein sequence is MDFKDNNQSLLLNTHGGTPPAKVIFGIGVDNLISLLVFALVFVLGVMGNSAVITVLARSKPGRRRGTTNVFILNLSVADLSYLLFCVPFQSTIYMLPTWVLGAFICKFIHYFFTVSMLVSIFTLSALSVDRYVAIVHARRSSSIRVVRHATLGVVVIWALSLGMAAPVAHYQSIVQSGDNNTYCWDEWPDPHKKVYVVCTFVLGYLLPLALISVCYAKVLNHLHKNLKNVSKKSEISKRKTTQTVLVVVVVFGLSWLPHHVLHLWVEFGHFPLNQASFYFRMLAHCLAYSNSSVNPVIYAFLSENFRKSYRQVFRCCRGPAAAAAAAAAVSRGPRLDDKRGIRCSRANTTPFTGSRELV, encoded by the exons atggacTTTAAGGACAATAATCAAAGTCTGCTGCTGAACACGCACGGCGGGACACCTCCCGCCAAAGTGATCTTCGGCATCGGCGTGGACAACCTGATCTCCCTCCTGGTGTTCGCCCTAGTGTTCGTGCTGGGCGTGATGGGCAACTCCGCCGTGATCACGGTGCTCGCGCGCAGCAAACCGGGCCGCCGGCGCGGCACCACCAACGTGTTCATCCTCAACCTGAGCGTGGCCGACCTGTCCTACCTGCTCTTCTGCGTGCCATTCCAGTCCACTATCTACATGCTGCCCACGTGGGTGCTCGGCGCGTTCATCTGCAAGTTCATCCACTACTTCTTCACCGTGTCCATGCTGGTCAGCATCTTCACGCTGTCCGCCTTGTCCGTGGACCGCTACGTGGCCATCGTGCACGCGCGCCGGTCTTCGTCCATCCGCGTGGTGCGCCACGCCACCCTGGGGGTGGTGGTTATCTGGGCTCTGTCGCTGGGCATGGCGGCGCCCGTGGCGCATTACCAGAGCATCGTGCAGAGCGGGGACAACAACACGTACTGCTGGGACGAGTGGCCCGACCCGCACAAGAAGGTGTACGTGGTGTGCACGTTCGTGCTCGGCTACCTGCTGCCCCTCGCGCTCATCTCGGTGTGCTACGCCAAG GTTTTAAATCATTTGCACAAAAATCTAAAGAACGTTTCCAAAAAATCTGAAATCTCCAAAAGAAAG ACCACTCAgacggtgctggtggtggtggtggtgttcggCCTGTCTTGGCTGCCCCACCACGTCCTCCACCTGTGGGTGGAGTTCGGCCACTTCCCCCTCAACCAGGCCTCCTTCTACTTCCGCATGCTGGCGCACTGCCTGGCCTACAGCAACTCCTCCGTCAACCCCGTCATCTACGCCTTCCTCTCGGAGAACTTCAGGAAGTCATACCGCCAGGTGTTCCGCTGCTGCCGgggtcccgccgccgccgccgccgcagccgccgcagTGAGCCGCGGTCCTCGGCTGGACGACAAGCGCGGCATCCGTTGCAGCCGTGCCAACACCACGCCGTTCACGGGGAGTCGTGAGTTGGTGTAG
- the sall3b gene encoding sal-like protein 3b, whose product MLAADEPASGWSTASPRAAGTMSRRKQAKPQHLREEEEGPARTRVSYSDNGILENTESVEFRGSERCYGSKETHVCDRCCAEFFTWSDLGRHRKLCDELPLVLIVKDDYGTEAVHDRASLGPSPGPSVAPSDSSLEDSTDEGPEVGEPSAIDTDHLLCGVLEEEREPEEPMDLEARAEIPQFTAPTGSPQPPDLTEFGSPQPSTSGTHSMPSTNVTLEILRGTRVAVAQFSQGIGAGGGAGGKAASVAIPVILEHLLALQQQQVQQLQLIEQIRSQVAVMNRQPTQAALNPVSRALTLAPTNPFPSQGLVPPPVLPLSGAMPSPVNGQASVSSSPSLERSQTLASQNAHRLSVGDYNEITSPSAYAEMSAATSISSYTSHTPTLPPSYMSSQTGGVGGGQTLNSSGPLDRGQQGGLLSSPSSSSLAFLPHSPPSGVIFPNPLASIAATAHALDPIAALLKHRKGKLPNVSLFNTKPSPEEPFFKHKCRFCAKVFGSDSALQIHLRSHTGERPFKCNICGNRFSTKGNLKVHFQRHKEKYPHVQMNPYPVPEYLDNVPTSSGIPYGMSFPAEKPGSSWLDSKPVVATLPTPIGLPLSSALTSIGSSNDPLSVTPSIKSPYRPPSGECVSLSPASGGTEPHITPVSESPQLSCQDSALDKLKTEGVHLPQNCIQRLMSNPVTVTTGTSAAGTAAPSEPTTPEPLCPSSPFSNTTPLPYPSDPAKFSPNGLLDSMHTSETSMLERLVENIDRKMTDPNQCVVCHRVLSCQSALKMHYRIHTGDRPFKCKICGRAFTTKGNLKSHVGIHRETPPVLVQHSCPICQKKFTNAVVLQQHIRMHMGGPLPEPSDAEDPREVDGGASRRGNHFDSLSSNDNDPADDLSFEDDGEEEEEGENMEEEEEEEAEEGAASPAKRFSSPCYSPSRASAVVSSIAALENQMRMIDSTVNLNHSFGITALANGLMDRERLAINCRLAERRGESGAAGSPTFSQSSDVSVSPAHRKSADGRMSKSPTANNRPASQEPLAALVKMEQSEPPSAASVAGLAQDLRGLQPGKMCVKEESPYSLPFLLSRERGEALTSLANSMTSGPIKTEMNGHSHPIDGHHHPAFSLLLPPSYPPISSPGMTSLLGPAPPRRTPKQHNCHACGKNFSSASALQIHERTHTGEKPFVCSICGRAFTTKGNLKVHMGTHMWNNAPARRGRRLSVENPIALLGGDPMKFGEMFQKDLAARAMNVDPGFWNRYAAAITTGLAMKNHHNHQNNHHNHHNNHHNNHNNHNEISVIQNRGGGGGGGGGGGGGGGGIPQLHAMTAAMDRASSGGMHGLNGLGKTSGLDLGAGRHFSMLIDDSKEIGIN is encoded by the exons ATGTTGGCCGCCGATGAACCGGCCAGCGGCTGGAGCACCGCGTCACCGCGAGCCGCCGGCACAATGTCCCGCCGCAAGCAGGCCAAGCCGCAGCATctccgggaggaggaggaaggaccgGCTAGGACCCGAGTCTCATACTCAGACAATG GAATCCTGGAAAACACTGAGAGCGTGGAGTTCCGCGGCTCGGAGCGTTGCTATGGCAGCAAGGAGACGCACGTGTGTGACAGGTGCTGCGCCGAGTTCTTCACCTGGTCCGACCTGGGCCGCCACCGTAAGCTCTGCGACGAGCTCCCGCTGGTGCTCATCGTGAAGGACGATTACGGGACGGAGGCTGTCCACGATCGCGCTTCCCTCGGGCCCTCGCCGGGGCCCAGCGTGGCCCCCAGCGACTCCAGTCTGGAGGACTCCACAGACGAGGGCCCCGAGGTCGGAGAGCCGTCTGCGATCGACACTGACCACCTGTTGTGTGGGGttctagaggaggagagggaaccgGAGGAGCCCATGGATCTAGAAGCCCGGGCGGAGATCCCCCAGTTCACCGCCCCGACCGGCAGTCCTCAACCACCGGATTTGACCGAGTTCGGGTCCCCTCAGCCGTCCACCTCCGGTACCCACAGCATGCCCAGTACCAACGTCACGCTGGAGATCCTCCGGGGCACCAGGGTGGCCGTGGCCCAGTTCTCCCAGGGGATAGGCGCCGGAGGAGGGGCGGGCGGGAAGGCTGCCTCGGTTGCCATCCCCGTGATCCTGGAGCACCTGCTGGCTTTGCAGCAGCAACAGGTGCAGCAGCTGCAGCTCATTGAGCAGATCCGCAGCCAAGTGGCGGTCATGAACAGACAGCCCACGCAGGCCGCCCTGAACCCCGTCTCCAGGGCCCTGACCCTGGCCCCGACCAACCCTTTCCCGTCGCAAGGCCTTGTCCCCCCGCCGGTTCTCCCGCTGTCGGGGGCCATGCCCTCGCCTGTCAACGGCCAGGCCTCCGTCTCGTCGTCCCCCAGCCTGGAGAGGTCGCAGACTCTGGCGTCTCAAAACGCACACAGGCTGTCCGTCGGTGATTACAACGAGATTACGTCCCCCTCAGCGTACGCAGAGATGTCGGCCgccacctccatctccagctACACCAGTCACACCCCCACGTTACCGCCTTCTTATATGAGCTCCCAGACCGGCGGCGTTGGCGGCGGTCAGACACTGAACTCCTCTGGACCTCTGGACCGAGGGCAGCAGGGCGGCCTCCTCAGCTCGCCTTCCTCCTCCAGCCTGGCGTTCCTACCTCACAGCCCCCCTAGTGGCGTCATCTTCCCCAACCCCTTGGCCAGCATCGCAGCGACAGCTCACGCACTCGACCCCATCGCCGCCCTCCTGAAGCACCGGAAGGGAAAGCTGCCCAACGTGTCCTTATTCAACACCAAGCCCAGCCCGGAGGAGCCCTTCTTCAAGCATAAATGCCGCTTCTGTGCCAAAGTGTTTGGCAGTGACAGTGCTCTGCAGATCCACCTGCGCTCCCATACAGGGGAGAGGCCCTTCAAATGCAACATCTGTGGCAATCGCTTTTCCACGAAAGGAAACTTAAAGGTCCACTTCCAGAGGCACAAAGAAAAGTATCCTCATGTTCAGATGAACCCCTACCCCGTGCCAGAGTACTTAGACAATGTGCCAACCAGCTCCGGGATTCCCTATGGGATGTCATTTCCCGCAGAAAAACCTGGATCTTCATGGCTGGACAGCAAACCGGTGGTAGCGACTTTGCCCACCCCTATAGGCCTTCCGCTCTCCTCTGCCCTTACCAGTATAGGAAGCTCAAATGACCCCTTAAGCGTAACACCATCCATTAAATCTCCCTACCGGCCACCATCGGGTGAATGCGTGTCTTTGTCCCCTGCTAGTGGCGGCACCGAGCCTCATATAACTCCTGTTTCCGAGTCTCCACAGTTGAGCTGCCAGGACTCGGCCCTCGACAAGCTAAAAACAGAGGGAGTGCACCTGCCCCAAAACTGCATCCAAAGATTGATGAGCAACCCAGTTACTGTAACGACCGGGACCTCCGCCGCCGGCACCGCAGCCCCGTCCGAGCCCACCACACCGGAGCCCCTCTGTCCCAGCTCCCCCTtctccaacaccaccccccTACCGTACCCCTCAGACCCGGCCAAGTTCTCGCCCAACGGCCTCCTGGACTCTATGCACACGTCGGAGACCTCCATGCTGGAGCGGCTGGTGGAGAACATTGACAGGAAGATGACGGACCCCAACCAGTGCGTCGTGTGCCACCGCGTCCTCAGTTGCCAGAGCGCCCTCAAGATGCACTACCGCATCCACACCGGCGACCGGCCCTTTAAGTGCAAGATCTGCGGCCGGGCCTTCACCACCAAGGGCAACCTCAAGTCCCACGTCGGCATCCACCGGGAGACCCCGCCGGTGCTGGTGCAGCACTCGTGCCCCATATGCCAGAAGAAGTTCACCAACGCCGTGGTGCTTCAGCagcacatacgcatgcacatgGGCGGGCCCCTTCCGGAACCCTCCGACGCCGAAGACCCCAGGGAGGTGGACGGCGGCGCCTCGCGGCGCGGGAACCACTTCGACAGCCTCAGCAGCAACGACAACGACCCCGCGGACGACCTTTCGTTCGAGGACgacggagaggaggaagaggaaggggagaacatggaggaggaggaggaggaggaggcggaggagggggcggcGAGTCCCGCTAAGCGCTTTAGCTCTCCTTGCTACTCCCCGTCGAGGGCCTCGGCCGTGGTCTCCAGCATAGCGGCGCTGGAGAACCAGATGAGGATGATTGACTCCACGGTGAACCTGAACCACTCGTTTGGCATCACGGCTCTGGCCAACGGGTTAATGGACCGGGAGCGGCTGGCCATCAACTGCCGTCTCGCAGAGAGACGGGGGGAAAGTGGGGCCGCGGGCAGCCCGACCTTCTCCCAGTCCTCTGATGTGTCGGTGTCCCCGGCACATAGGAAAAGCGCTGATGGCAGAATGAGCAAGTCTCCCACAGCGAACAACAGGCCAGCATCTCAAGAGCCTTTAGCAGCCTTGGTGAAGATGGAGCAATCTGAGCCTCCTTCAGCGGCATCTGTCGCGGGATTGGCCCAGGACCTGAGAGGGCTACAGCCCGGCAAGATGTGTGTGAAGGAGGAGAGTCCTTACAGCCTGCCCTTCCTGCTGAGCAGGGAACGAG GTGAAGCTCTCACCAGCCTGGCCAACAGCATGACGTCAGGACCAATCAAAACAGAGATGAACGGACACAGTCATCCAATCGACGGACACCATCACCCTGCCTTcagcctcctgctccctccATCGTATCCTCCAATCAGCAGCCCGGGAATGACCAGCTTGCTTGGGCCCGCCCCTCCTCGCCGCACGCCCAAACAGCACAACTGCCACGCCTGCGGGAAGAACTTCTCGTCGGCCAGCGCCCTGCAGATCCACGAGCGCACGCACACGGGGGAGAAGCCCTTTGTCTGCTCCATCTGCGGACGAGCCTTCACCACTAAAGGCAACCTGAAG GTCCACATGGGCACCCACATGTGGAACAACGCCCCGGCCAGGCGGGGCCGGCGGCTGTCCGTGGAGAACCCCATCGCGCTGCTGGGGGGGGACCCCATGAAGTTCGGGGAGATGTTCCAGAAGGACCTAGCGGCGCGGGCCATGAACGTGGACCCCGGGTTCTGGAACCGGTACGCCGCCGCCATCACCACCGGCCTGGCCATGAagaaccaccacaaccaccaaaacaaccaccacaaccaccacaacaaccaccacaacaaccacaacaaccacaacgaGATCTCAGTCATCCAGAaccgtggaggtggaggaggtggtggtggaggaggaggtggaggaggaggaggcatccCCCAGCTTCATGCCATGACCGCAGCCATGGACAGAGCCTCCTCTGGGGGGATGCACGGCCTGAACGGCCTGGGGAAGACGTCGGGTTTGGACCTGGGAGCGGGCaggcacttctccatgttgatagaCGATAGCAAGGAAATCGGGATCAACTGA